The segment ATCAATTACAGGAAGTTTCTCTATTCGGTATAATAGTTTCTTTGAAGAGACAAATCTTTATAAAGTTTCTTATGGTATTGCGGGTAATACATTACATTATGCACCAGAATTATCATACAGCTCACTTATTCCATATGTAAATTTTGTATTCAAAAGAAAATCTTTAAGAGAGGCAAGCACAGAAAATATTGCTGCAAAAATAGTTCATATAAACAAGGATGTTTCCCCACAAAATATAAAAACAGATCAAGATAATTACAGTATTTTTAGTTTAAGTTATAATTACAGTAAACCAGACATTATAAAAGAATTTAGATATAGTTTTAGCACTGAATTTGCTAAAAACTTCTCAAAAGTTGCATTAGATCTGCGCTTTAGAACACTTACCTCTTCTGACACTCAATTAGATTTTAGAATATTTGCTGGTACTTTTCTTAGTAATAATACTAGCGGTAATTATTTTAGTTTTGGATTAGACAGAAGTAATGATTATTTGTTTCAACTAAATTACTTTGGAAGATCAGAAGATTCAGGAATTTTTAGTCAACAATTTATTATTACAGAAGGAGGATTTAAATCTGTTTTACCAACAAGGTATGCAAACCAATTTATGCTCTCTTTTAACTCTAGTATCGGTTTATGGCGCTGGCTAGAGCTATATAACGATGTTGCATTTCTAAAAAACAAACATGCACCTTTGTATTTTGCTTATGAAAATGGTATTCGTTTTAACTTTGTTCATAATATTTTCGAAATCTATTTCCCTTTATACTCAAACAATGGCTGGGAATCTTCTCAAAGTGCTTATCCAGAAAAAATTAGATTTACAATTACTACTGATATAAAATCTGTATATAACTTTTTTAGACGCGGATTATTGTAATAATAATTGTAATTCTACTAAAAAAAGATATTGTTATTATAAAATATTAATTTTTTTTACATTATTCGTATTTATTTAATAATTAAACATATAAAAATTATCAAATTAATAATGAATTAATATATTTTTAAATATCAACTAAAAAAACTAACTTTGCAAAAGTCTAAAATTCCAAAAAATGTTGCAAAAAACTCTTACCACAAACCAACTAGAACTTTCTTTTAACGACTTTAAAACTGAAGTTCTAAACGACTATAAAATTGCTAAAATTAGTAGAGAATGTAGTTTACTTGGTAGGCGTGAAGTACTAACAGGTAAAGCCAAATTTGGTATTTTTGGTGATGGAAAAGAAGTACCACAATTAGCAATGGCAAAAGCCTTTAAAAAAGGTGATTTTAGATCTGGTTACTACAGAGACCAAACTTTTATGATGGCAATTGGCGAGTTAACTCCTCAACAATTTTTTGCTGGCCTATACGCACATACAGATATTAAAATTGAACCAATGTCTGCAGGTAGACAAATGGGTGGGCATTTTGCAACGCATAGTTTAAATGAAGATGGTAGCTGGAAAAACTTAACAAAACAATATAATTCTAGTGCAGACATCTCACCTACTGCTGGTCAAATGCCTCGTTTACTAGGATTAGCACAAGCATCAAAAATTTACAGAAATGAAAAAAGCGTACAAAATAAAACTAATTTTTCTATCAATGGAAATGAAGTAGCTTGGGGTACAATTGGTAACGCAAGTACTAGTGAAGGTTTATTTTTTGAAACAATAAATGCTGCAGGAGTTTTACAAGTACCAATGATAATGAATGTCTGGGATGATGAATACGGAATTTCAGTTCATGCAAAATACCAAACAACTAAGGAAAGTATTTCAGAAATTTTAAAAGGATTTCAGAGAGATAATAAAAATAAGGGTTATGAAATCATTGTTGTAAATGGTTGGGATTATGTTCAACTTGTAGATGTTTACAGCAAAGCATCTAAAATAGCTAGAGAAGAACATGTTCCTGTACTTATTCACGTAAAAGAACTTACACAGCCACAAGGACATTCTACTTCTGGTTCTCAAGAAAGATACAAAAACAAAGAAAGGTTACTCTGGGAAAAAGAAAATGACTGTATTACTAAAATGCGTAAATGGATTTTAGAATTTGAATTAGAAACCGAATCTGGAGACACTTTACGCTTTGTAGATTCTGAAGAAGAAATAATTCTTTTAGAAAAAGAAGCAAAAAAAGAGGTGAGTTCTGCCAAAAGAAATGCTTGGAATGCTTATAATAATGAACTAAAATCAGAAGTTATTATTGCAGAACAATTATTAGAACGAATTGCTGCAAAAAGTAAAAATGGCGTATTTATAACAAAATACATAACAGATTTAACCGAGATAGTAGAACCTACTAGAAAAAATATCCTGGTTGCCACAAGAAAAACGTTACGTTATTTAAAAGATGAGCAATTTCCAGAAAAAATTGAGCTTCAAAACTTTATTAAAGCGAACTTTAAAGTTGCTGAAAGTAAATATTCTTCTCATTTATTAAGTGAGAGTAGTTTTAGCGCATTAAATATTTATCAGAAAAAACCTATTTACTCTCAAAGTAAAAACCTTGTTGATGGTAGGATCATAATGAGAGATAACTTTGACGCATTACTTAAAAAACATTCAGATTTATTGATTTTTGGTGAAGATGCTGGTTTTATTGGCGATGTAAATCAAGGTTTAGAAGGCTTACAAGAAAAGTACGGAGATATTAGAATTTCTGATACTGGTATTAGAGAAGCAACAATTATAGGACAAGGAATAGGTTTGGCTATGCGTGGATTGCGCCCTATTGCAGAAATTCAATATTTAGATTACTTATTGTATGCTTTACAAATTCTGAGTGATGATTTAGCAACACTTCGTTACAGAACTTTTGGAAAACAAAAAGCACCCTTAATTATTAGAACACGTGGTCATCGTTTAGAAGGAATTTGGCACGCTGGTTCACCAATGGGAGGAATTATAAATAACATTAGAGGAATACACGTTTTAGTACCTAGAAACATGACAAAAGCGGCTGGTTTTTATAACACTTTATTAGAAGGTGATGACCCAGCTTTAGTTGTAGAATGCCTTAATGGATATAGATTAAAAGAAGAATTACCTATGAATCTAGGTGATTTTAAAACTCCAATCGGTTTTGTAGAAACAATAAGAGAAGGTAAAGATATTACAATAGTCTCTTACGGGTCTACTTTACGATTAGTAGAAAAAGCGGCTAAAGAGTTAATTCAAGTAGGTATCGATGTAGAGATTATTGATGCACAAAGTTTACTACCTTTTGATATAAATCATGATTGTGTAAAAAGCCTTGCTAAAACAAACAAACTATTAGTAATTGATGAAGATCTTCCTGGAGGAGCATCTGCATATCTTTTACAAGAAATTATAGAAAAACAAGATGGGTATCAATATTTAGATAGTAAACCCTCTACTTTAACATCTAAGGCACATAGACCGGCTTATGGAACTGATGGAGATTATTTCTCTAAACCCTCTGCAGAAGATATTTTTGAAAAAGTATATGAGATTATGCATGAATCTAACCCTACAAAATTTAAAAGTTTATATTAAACAATTAATTTCTATTCAGAATTTTTACTCCAATTGCGCATTTTAAACAACGTTTAGATGCGCAATAGTTGTTTCTAAGCTCCAATAAAGACTGAGTTTCAAACGCAGATGTAGAGTTAATTTTCAAATCTGAAAACTTAGAAATTATACTATTTTTCTCCGGTTT is part of the Polaribacter sp. SA4-10 genome and harbors:
- a CDS encoding thiamine pyrophosphate-dependent enzyme; amino-acid sequence: MLQKTLTTNQLELSFNDFKTEVLNDYKIAKISRECSLLGRREVLTGKAKFGIFGDGKEVPQLAMAKAFKKGDFRSGYYRDQTFMMAIGELTPQQFFAGLYAHTDIKIEPMSAGRQMGGHFATHSLNEDGSWKNLTKQYNSSADISPTAGQMPRLLGLAQASKIYRNEKSVQNKTNFSINGNEVAWGTIGNASTSEGLFFETINAAGVLQVPMIMNVWDDEYGISVHAKYQTTKESISEILKGFQRDNKNKGYEIIVVNGWDYVQLVDVYSKASKIAREEHVPVLIHVKELTQPQGHSTSGSQERYKNKERLLWEKENDCITKMRKWILEFELETESGDTLRFVDSEEEIILLEKEAKKEVSSAKRNAWNAYNNELKSEVIIAEQLLERIAAKSKNGVFITKYITDLTEIVEPTRKNILVATRKTLRYLKDEQFPEKIELQNFIKANFKVAESKYSSHLLSESSFSALNIYQKKPIYSQSKNLVDGRIIMRDNFDALLKKHSDLLIFGEDAGFIGDVNQGLEGLQEKYGDIRISDTGIREATIIGQGIGLAMRGLRPIAEIQYLDYLLYALQILSDDLATLRYRTFGKQKAPLIIRTRGHRLEGIWHAGSPMGGIINNIRGIHVLVPRNMTKAAGFYNTLLEGDDPALVVECLNGYRLKEELPMNLGDFKTPIGFVETIREGKDITIVSYGSTLRLVEKAAKELIQVGIDVEIIDAQSLLPFDINHDCVKSLAKTNKLLVIDEDLPGGASAYLLQEIIEKQDGYQYLDSKPSTLTSKAHRPAYGTDGDYFSKPSAEDIFEKVYEIMHESNPTKFKSLY